The Coleofasciculaceae cyanobacterium genome has a segment encoding these proteins:
- a CDS encoding THUMP domain-containing protein, giving the protein MNNYFATVSRGLEEVAAQELVRIGAEEVRPDFTGVHFKGDKELLYKANLWTRTTFRILMPIAKVKSFNGEELYRSVQKLDWSEYLDPDMTLAVTCTGKNQNLNHTHFTALQIKNAITDWQKRRGGKRSSVDTENPDLLINAHIDEKHCIISLDSSGSSLHRRGYRPAIGAAPMKETLAAALLEMAEWTPDLPFLDPMCGSGTLPIEATLKALNIAPGLYRDFGFQNWLDYDRDLWQSLLKDASDRQKHDLAVPIIGSDRDMNVIRQAFVNAESSGLEDYVKFARQELSTIEAPADRGVLVCNPPYGVRLGKEAELGELYKQLGDIFKQRFRGWTAYILTGSMKLSKHVGLRTSKRIKLYNGAIPCTLLKYEMY; this is encoded by the coding sequence ATGAATAATTATTTTGCTACAGTATCTCGCGGTTTAGAAGAGGTTGCTGCACAAGAATTGGTACGTATCGGTGCAGAAGAGGTTCGCCCAGACTTTACCGGGGTTCACTTTAAGGGCGATAAAGAACTACTCTACAAAGCCAATCTTTGGACAAGGACTACTTTTCGGATTTTAATGCCGATCGCTAAAGTAAAAAGTTTCAACGGCGAGGAGCTTTATCGTAGCGTGCAAAAGCTAGATTGGTCAGAATATTTAGATCCAGATATGACTCTGGCTGTTACCTGTACGGGTAAGAATCAAAATCTAAATCATACTCATTTTACTGCTTTGCAAATCAAAAACGCCATCACAGATTGGCAAAAACGCAGAGGAGGGAAACGTTCCAGCGTTGATACGGAAAACCCAGATCTGCTAATTAATGCCCATATTGACGAAAAGCACTGTATTATTAGCCTAGATAGTTCAGGTTCAAGTTTACATCGTCGGGGATATCGCCCTGCAATTGGCGCAGCACCGATGAAAGAGACTTTAGCCGCAGCTTTACTGGAAATGGCGGAATGGACACCAGATTTACCCTTTCTCGATCCGATGTGCGGTAGCGGTACTTTACCAATTGAAGCCACCCTAAAAGCTTTAAATATTGCCCCAGGTTTATATCGCGACTTTGGATTTCAAAACTGGTTAGACTACGATCGCGATTTGTGGCAGAGTTTACTTAAAGACGCTAGCGATCGCCAAAAACACGATCTTGCCGTGCCGATTATTGGCAGCGATCGCGATATGAACGTGATTAGGCAAGCCTTTGTCAACGCGGAAAGTTCTGGACTAGAAGACTATGTTAAATTTGCCCGTCAGGAACTCTCTACTATCGAAGCACCAGCAGATCGTGGAGTTTTGGTCTGTAATCCTCCTTATGGCGTAAGATTGGGCAAAGAAGCGGAATTAGGAGAATTATATAAACAGCTAGGAGATATTTTTAAACAGAGATTTAGAGGCTGGACAGCATATATTCTGACGGGTAGCATGAAGCTTTCCAAGCACGTCGGACTCAGGACTTCTAAGCGCATTAAACTGTACAACGGCGCAATTCCCTGTACTCTTTTGAAATATGAAATGTATTGA
- a CDS encoding glycosyltransferase family 4 protein: protein MNILFIITRADTIGGAQVHVKDLAIALQENRHKVMIVTGEQGIYNEDLKQAGIESVACKYLQKRISPVADGKSLRYILNIVSLFKPDLIAAHSSKTGILGRLASQITKVPCVFTAHGWSFTTGIPEPHRSVYRWLEKLTVPLADKIICVSEYDRQIGLKAGIHSRQLVMIHNGMKDVVFNLRANPTQSEPVKVAMVARFDRQKDHLTLIEAFKDVNAELILVGDGPGLVKTRQKVEQLGINQKVTFLGFRQDVAQILAQVQIYALISNWEGLPCTIIEAMRAGLPVVASNVGGVKEIVIDGQTGYVIPRGDRQMLRQKLNYLIANESARISMGIMARQKYESQLTFKHMYNKTIAAYQEAIAQKS, encoded by the coding sequence ATGAATATACTATTTATAATTACTCGAGCAGATACGATCGGGGGCGCTCAAGTACACGTCAAAGATTTGGCTATTGCTTTACAGGAAAATCGGCATAAAGTAATGATTGTTACTGGAGAGCAAGGCATCTACAATGAAGATTTAAAACAAGCAGGTATAGAATCAGTTGCCTGCAAATACTTGCAGAAGCGAATTAGCCCTGTTGCAGACGGCAAAAGTTTACGCTACATCCTTAATATAGTAAGTTTATTTAAACCAGATCTAATCGCGGCTCATTCAAGCAAAACTGGAATTTTGGGGCGTTTGGCTAGTCAAATCACTAAAGTGCCTTGTGTGTTCACTGCTCACGGCTGGTCTTTTACCACAGGTATTCCCGAACCTCACCGTAGTGTTTATCGTTGGCTAGAAAAACTAACTGTACCTCTGGCCGATAAAATAATCTGTGTCTCCGAATACGATCGCCAAATTGGTTTAAAAGCTGGTATTCACTCGCGGCAACTAGTAATGATTCATAACGGCATGAAAGATGTTGTTTTCAATTTGAGAGCTAATCCAACTCAATCTGAACCGGTTAAAGTAGCGATGGTTGCTCGTTTCGACCGACAAAAAGATCATTTGACTTTAATCGAAGCTTTTAAAGACGTGAATGCAGAATTAATTTTGGTGGGAGATGGCCCAGGTTTGGTAAAAACCCGCCAAAAAGTAGAGCAGCTAGGAATCAATCAGAAAGTAACTTTTCTAGGTTTTCGCCAGGACGTAGCGCAAATTTTAGCCCAGGTACAAATTTATGCTTTAATCTCCAACTGGGAAGGGCTGCCCTGTACGATTATTGAGGCGATGCGGGCGGGGTTACCCGTGGTTGCTTCTAATGTTGGTGGGGTCAAAGAAATTGTTATTGATGGGCAAACGGGCTATGTAATTCCCCGCGGCGATCGCCAAATGTTACGACAAAAGCTAAATTATCTGATCGCAAATGAGTCAGCTAGAATCAGCATGGGCATTATGGCTCGCCAGAAATATGAATCTCAACTCACGTTTAAACATATGTATAACAAAACTATTGCAGCTTATCAAGAAGCGATCGCGCAAAAGTCTTAA
- the yidD gene encoding membrane protein insertion efficiency factor YidD: MKTILLWLIGSYRQLISPLFPPTCRFQPTCSQYAMEAIAIYGAIKGSWLAVGRILRCHPFHPGGYDPVPSSDRASNSK; encoded by the coding sequence ATGAAAACTATCTTGCTCTGGCTAATCGGCAGTTATCGCCAGCTAATTTCGCCTTTGTTTCCTCCTACTTGTCGCTTCCAACCCACTTGCTCTCAATATGCTATGGAAGCGATCGCGATTTACGGAGCGATAAAAGGTAGTTGGTTAGCCGTTGGTCGCATCTTGCGGTGTCATCCTTTTCATCCTGGAGGTTACGACCCTGTACCATCTTCGGATCGAGCTTCTAATTCCAAATAA
- a CDS encoding polysaccharide biosynthesis tyrosine autokinase gives MQNIKTGEIQHELTSELIKLEASNFGLSQQVESLTEIEQDRPDKIDKVPELEQKLQQLSRELRSFESTYEVLWQQLQTVRIAQSQDPGNVRVISNAVVPTKPVSSRAVGYLASSSLALLAAAGVIYLLEISDKSIKTIEEAKQLYGYTWLGVIPGIDKIKPLSLPESNQDASIPRIVVRNFPSLPLSESYRMLQSNIKFLNSERSVKSIVITSSAPQEGKSTVAANLAASMAQVGNKVLLVDANLHQPMQHRIWNTGNDKGLSNVVAEQLDPKITIEEVMSNLDLLTSGTITPYPATLLDSQRMRMLMDYWSERYDFVIFDTPSLDLTADAPIMGRIADGVLLVVRPGSVERSQATYTKEILARSGLNILGIVFNGVVPQFDSHSSYYAIEEKPSVLQLGTAPETSNEEALWQTISTWAMESKKDKLASNLNESELQQAPLDKLEAMVLHLQQDLFNLTQLVNEQEDELLLQRHKVKNLQRKANITSENELFYSDSQLSQEQERKRMLDETLVGQKRNLEKRREMLHQYQQVLETRKNAGSRI, from the coding sequence GTGCAGAATATCAAAACTGGTGAAATTCAACATGAGCTGACTAGTGAATTGATCAAGCTTGAAGCTAGTAATTTTGGATTAAGCCAGCAAGTTGAGAGTCTTACCGAAATAGAACAGGATCGTCCGGATAAAATCGACAAAGTGCCTGAATTAGAACAAAAATTGCAGCAGTTATCGAGGGAACTAAGATCGTTTGAATCGACTTACGAAGTTTTATGGCAACAGCTACAAACGGTTAGAATAGCGCAAAGCCAAGATCCTGGAAATGTAAGGGTAATATCTAATGCGGTTGTTCCTACTAAACCTGTTTCTTCCCGCGCAGTTGGTTATCTTGCTTCTAGCTCTCTAGCTCTGCTTGCAGCAGCGGGAGTAATTTATCTGCTAGAAATTAGCGACAAATCCATCAAAACTATCGAAGAAGCCAAACAGCTATACGGTTACACCTGGCTAGGGGTAATACCTGGAATTGATAAAATCAAACCCTTAAGCCTGCCAGAATCTAATCAAGACGCATCTATACCCAGAATAGTGGTGAGAAATTTTCCTTCACTACCACTAAGCGAGTCTTATCGGATGTTGCAGTCTAATATTAAGTTTTTGAATTCAGAGCGCTCCGTTAAGAGTATTGTCATTACCAGCTCTGCGCCTCAAGAGGGAAAATCTACCGTAGCTGCGAATTTAGCAGCATCTATGGCTCAGGTGGGAAATAAAGTTCTGCTGGTTGACGCTAATCTTCACCAACCAATGCAACATCGTATTTGGAACACTGGTAACGATAAAGGCTTAAGTAATGTTGTTGCAGAACAATTAGATCCTAAGATAACCATCGAAGAAGTCATGTCTAACCTTGACTTACTGACCTCTGGTACCATAACCCCTTATCCTGCTACTCTACTAGATTCTCAAAGAATGAGAATGTTGATGGACTATTGGTCAGAACGCTACGACTTTGTAATTTTTGATACACCGTCTTTGGATTTAACTGCTGATGCGCCAATTATGGGTCGTATAGCTGATGGAGTATTACTAGTTGTTCGACCAGGTTCTGTGGAGCGCTCTCAAGCAACCTATACTAAAGAAATTTTGGCTCGCTCGGGACTCAATATTTTGGGAATTGTCTTTAATGGTGTTGTTCCTCAATTCGATTCGCACTCTTCTTACTATGCCATTGAAGAGAAACCAAGCGTTCTTCAGCTAGGCACAGCACCAGAGACTTCTAATGAAGAAGCGTTGTGGCAGACAATTTCTACTTGGGCGATGGAATCAAAGAAAGATAAGCTGGCTAGCAATTTAAATGAGTCCGAACTACAGCAAGCTCCTTTAGACAAGCTAGAAGCAATGGTGTTGCACCTCCAGCAAGATCTATTCAATTTGACTCAACTGGTAAATGAACAAGAAGATGAACTTTTGCTACAGCGTCACAAGGTAAAAAATCTTCAGCGAAAAGCCAATATTACTAGTGAAAACGAGCTGTTCTATTCGGATAGTCAGTTAAGCCAGGAGCAGGAAAGAAAGAGAATGCTTGATGAAACTTTAGTAGGACAGAAACGAAACCTAGAAAAACGCCGAGAAATGCTTCACCAATATCAACAGGTATTGGAAACTAGAAAAAACGCTGGTTCTCGCATTTAA
- a CDS encoding transposase translates to MLIDRHGEVIGRPWLTTVIDSYSRCVMGINVGFDAPSSQVVALALRHSILPKNYSHDFQLHCDWVTFGLPECLFTDGGKDFRSNHLEEIATQLGFIRKLRDRPSEGGIVERPFKTLNQSLFSTLPGYTGSNVQERPKDAEKDALLTLRDLEILIVRFIVDKYNQSAIAGKDEQTRYQRWEAGLIREPKIIAERELDICLMKTARRTVQRAGNLQFENIVYRGEYLAGYAGDIVSVRYDPKDITTIWVYRQEKGKEVFLTRAYVLGLETEILSLYEARAYVKRIRMAKRKISNESIHQEILHRDSAVEKKKSRKQRQKEEQSYKLHSAPKVVAEDIELQEIEQNISEEIADVEVWDFDELQDEYGW, encoded by the coding sequence TTGCTTATAGATCGACATGGAGAGGTAATTGGTCGTCCTTGGCTAACTACCGTAATTGATAGCTATTCTCGTTGTGTGATGGGAATAAATGTCGGTTTTGATGCGCCGAGTTCTCAAGTAGTGGCTTTGGCATTACGTCATAGTATTCTGCCCAAAAATTATAGCCATGATTTTCAGTTACATTGCGATTGGGTAACTTTTGGTCTGCCAGAATGTTTGTTTACGGACGGAGGAAAAGATTTTCGCTCCAATCATTTAGAAGAAATTGCAACTCAATTAGGTTTTATTCGTAAGTTACGCGATCGCCCTTCTGAGGGAGGAATTGTCGAACGTCCTTTTAAGACTCTAAATCAATCGTTGTTTTCTACTTTGCCTGGTTACACTGGCTCAAATGTTCAAGAGCGTCCAAAGGATGCAGAAAAGGATGCTCTATTAACTTTGAGGGATTTAGAAATATTAATAGTACGTTTTATAGTCGATAAATATAACCAAAGTGCGATCGCAGGTAAAGACGAGCAAACTCGCTATCAACGTTGGGAAGCAGGATTAATCAGAGAACCAAAGATTATTGCCGAGCGAGAATTAGATATTTGCTTGATGAAAACTGCTAGACGTACTGTTCAAAGGGCGGGAAATCTACAGTTTGAAAATATTGTTTATCGTGGTGAATATTTAGCTGGATATGCAGGAGACATAGTTAGCGTTCGATACGATCCTAAAGACATAACTACAATTTGGGTTTATCGCCAAGAGAAAGGAAAGGAAGTATTTTTGACTCGCGCTTATGTTTTAGGTTTGGAGACAGAAATACTTTCTCTATACGAAGCCAGGGCATATGTGAAACGCATACGTATGGCAAAGAGAAAAATAAGTAATGAATCAATACATCAAGAAATTCTTCATCGAGATAGTGCAGTAGAGAAGAAGAAAAGTCGCAAGCAACGGCAAAAAGAAGAACAAAGTTATAAATTACATTCAGCACCAAAAGTTGTCGCTGAAGATATTGAACTACAAGAAATAGAGCAAAACATTTCAGAGGAAATTGCTGATGTAGAAGTGTGGGATTTCGATGAATTACAAGATGAATATGGATGGTAA
- a CDS encoding sugar phosphate nucleotidyltransferase, with protein MSSKKVSKAVIPAAGFGTRMYPATKALKKELFPIIDKDGRAKPIILAIVEEAISAGIEEVAIVVQKSDRDLFNDLLKSPPKPELWQKLSSENRAYTEYLQTIGDRITILTQSDQEGFGHAVFCSRDWVDNQPFLLLLGDHVYTSDDDSCAAQMVNIYQELGTSVIGITVMDADVIHKAGCVGGKWKTDSILEIAQIYEKPTLKYARQHLQVSGMPQDRFLGVFGMYILESAIFNLLDSEIANNERFKGEFQLTTCLDKLRAENGAIAYLVKGQYYDTGMPLFYRQTIIDYYQNSSK; from the coding sequence ATGTCTAGTAAGAAAGTAAGTAAAGCAGTAATTCCTGCTGCGGGTTTTGGTACTCGGATGTATCCTGCTACCAAGGCTCTAAAAAAAGAATTGTTTCCCATCATTGACAAAGATGGACGAGCCAAGCCAATTATCCTGGCTATAGTAGAAGAAGCGATTAGTGCCGGGATTGAAGAAGTAGCAATTGTGGTGCAAAAGAGCGATCGCGATTTATTTAACGATCTGTTAAAATCTCCGCCCAAACCTGAATTATGGCAGAAATTATCATCAGAAAATCGAGCCTATACGGAATATCTACAAACTATTGGCGATCGCATTACAATTTTGACTCAGAGTGACCAAGAAGGTTTTGGTCATGCTGTTTTTTGCAGCCGTGATTGGGTGGACAACCAGCCCTTTTTACTTTTATTAGGAGATCATGTCTATACTTCTGACGATGATTCTTGCGCAGCGCAAATGGTAAATATTTATCAAGAACTAGGTACAAGCGTTATCGGTATTACCGTGATGGATGCCGATGTGATTCACAAAGCAGGATGTGTTGGCGGTAAGTGGAAAACCGATTCGATTTTAGAAATAGCTCAGATTTATGAAAAGCCCACCTTAAAGTATGCCAGGCAACATTTGCAAGTCTCAGGTATGCCCCAAGATCGATTTTTAGGAGTTTTCGGAATGTATATCTTGGAATCCGCTATTTTCAATTTATTGGATTCAGAGATCGCCAACAATGAACGTTTTAAAGGCGAATTTCAATTAACAACCTGCTTGGATAAACTAAGAGCCGAAAATGGGGCGATCGCCTACTTAGTCAAAGGACAATACTATGATACGGGAATGCCTTTGTTCTATCGCCAAACAATAATTGATTATTATCAAAACAGTAGCAAGTAG
- a CDS encoding TniQ family protein has product MSDTNEVEPWLFPIEPYEGESLSHFLGRFRRRNHLSPSALGDLAGIGGVVARWERFHLNPFPTVREFQALAEVVGVDSVRLRAMLPPKGMGMKCEPIRICGACYGEVPCHRLEWQYKSVWECDRHKLKLISKCPHCQAKFKSPALWEFGCCHRCRLPFAEMAEYQKNS; this is encoded by the coding sequence ATGAGTGATACTAATGAAGTTGAACCTTGGCTGTTTCCTATCGAGCCGTATGAAGGAGAAAGTCTGAGTCATTTTCTGGGAAGATTCAGAAGGCGCAATCATCTTTCTCCTAGCGCATTGGGAGATTTGGCAGGTATTGGTGGAGTTGTTGCACGTTGGGAAAGGTTTCACCTTAATCCTTTTCCTACAGTTCGGGAGTTTCAAGCTTTAGCTGAAGTTGTAGGAGTCGATAGCGTCAGGTTAAGAGCTATGCTTCCACCAAAAGGGATGGGGATGAAATGCGAACCTATTCGTATATGTGGGGCTTGTTATGGGGAAGTTCCTTGTCATCGGTTGGAATGGCAATATAAATCTGTTTGGGAATGCGATCGCCACAAATTGAAGCTCATTTCTAAATGTCCTCATTGCCAAGCTAAGTTTAAATCTCCTGCTTTATGGGAGTTTGGTTGTTGTCATCGCTGCCGTTTGCCTTTTGCAGAGATGGCAGAGTATCAGAAAAATAGCTAA
- a CDS encoding TniB family NTP-binding protein, with amino-acid sequence MTEAKAIADKLGKIESDEEWVQKEIARLNRKSTVALEHIKELHDWLDGKRKSRRSCRIVGESRTGKTIACEAYVMRNKLNKKPQERQSKNQIPIEPIIKIMPPQKCGAKELFREIIECLKFRAVRGSIAEFRNRAMDALQGCQVEMLIIDEADRLKPETFSEVRDIYDKLEIAVVLVGTDRLDAVIKRDEQVYNRFRANRRFGKLAGIDFKKTVVIWEEKILKLPVASNLTNKTTQKILLTATEGYIGRLDEVLREAAIASLSQGYQKVDPKILKDIAREYS; translated from the coding sequence ATGACTGAAGCTAAAGCGATCGCCGATAAATTAGGCAAAATCGAATCAGATGAAGAATGGGTACAAAAAGAAATTGCTCGTCTAAATCGTAAAAGTACAGTAGCCCTAGAACATATTAAAGAATTACATGATTGGCTAGATGGAAAGCGCAAATCAAGACGATCTTGTCGGATAGTAGGAGAATCAAGAACGGGGAAAACAATTGCCTGTGAAGCTTATGTTATGAGAAATAAGCTGAATAAAAAGCCTCAAGAAAGACAAAGTAAAAATCAAATTCCTATTGAGCCTATAATCAAGATTATGCCTCCACAAAAATGTGGTGCTAAAGAGTTGTTTCGGGAAATCATTGAGTGTTTAAAGTTTAGGGCTGTCAGAGGTAGTATTGCTGAATTTAGAAATAGAGCAATGGATGCTTTGCAAGGGTGTCAGGTAGAGATGCTGATTATTGATGAGGCGGATCGCCTTAAGCCTGAGACGTTTTCTGAAGTAAGAGATATTTATGACAAGTTAGAAATTGCTGTAGTTTTAGTAGGAACAGATCGTCTGGATGCAGTAATAAAAAGAGATGAGCAGGTTTATAATCGCTTTCGGGCTAATCGTCGCTTTGGCAAATTGGCAGGAATAGATTTTAAGAAAACAGTGGTGATTTGGGAGGAAAAAATTCTCAAACTTCCTGTTGCTTCCAATCTAACTAATAAGACTACACAAAAAATTTTGCTGACAGCTACTGAAGGCTATATCGGTAGGCTTGATGAGGTTTTGCGAGAAGCTGCGATCGCATCTCTGTCTCAGGGATATCAGAAAGTCGATCCCAAGATTCTTAAAGATATAGCTAGGGAGTACTCATGA
- a CDS encoding MFS transporter, whose protein sequence is MSRILNFNFKVWILAAGRLLSQIGSGFTLFYAPIFFVNQVGLSSTLVGVALGSASVSGVVGRFLGGQGADSPRWGRRKTLLASAAISVLADVVLSLAANFSTLVLGNLLMGFGIGIYWPATEAAIIDLTSPEQRNEAFAITRLADSLGLSLGVVLGGALIANSGNYRALFVIDGISFAIFFAVIYFAIAETYQFKPQSTIVNQNAWSLALRDRALMVFVLVNILFTIYLSQVQSTMPLYLKNFVQLSDTSTGFSEKVISGLFTWHIAFAAICQLPAAWMLNRFSRITGLSFSLLLWGIAFLFVWVTGTRSDYILNWAVLTLGIMSLGMVTYTPIASSLVADLAPESLRGVYLSINSQCWAIGYFIGPPLGGWALDHPQFTNYFWLSCATSILVGMGILQYLKRLIAVR, encoded by the coding sequence ATGTCCCGAATATTAAATTTTAATTTCAAGGTTTGGATTTTAGCAGCAGGCAGATTGTTATCCCAAATTGGGTCAGGCTTTACTTTGTTCTATGCACCGATCTTTTTTGTCAATCAGGTCGGGCTTTCTTCTACTTTGGTTGGCGTAGCTTTGGGCAGTGCTTCTGTTTCAGGAGTTGTAGGTAGATTTTTAGGTGGGCAGGGCGCAGATTCTCCACGGTGGGGACGCAGAAAAACATTGCTGGCTTCTGCTGCCATATCCGTACTGGCAGACGTGGTTTTATCTTTAGCAGCAAATTTTTCGACCTTAGTTTTAGGCAATCTGTTGATGGGTTTCGGGATTGGAATATATTGGCCAGCTACTGAAGCAGCAATTATCGATCTAACTAGCCCAGAACAACGTAACGAAGCCTTCGCCATTACTCGATTAGCTGATAGTTTAGGTTTGAGTTTGGGGGTGGTGTTAGGAGGAGCTTTAATTGCTAACTCTGGCAATTACCGAGCTTTATTCGTTATTGATGGAATTTCTTTTGCCATCTTTTTTGCCGTAATTTACTTTGCGATCGCCGAAACTTATCAATTTAAACCCCAATCAACAATAGTTAATCAAAACGCTTGGTCTTTGGCGTTACGCGATCGCGCTTTGATGGTATTTGTTTTGGTCAATATTTTGTTTACTATTTATCTATCTCAGGTACAAAGCACCATGCCTCTTTATCTGAAAAATTTTGTGCAACTGTCTGATACGAGTACGGGTTTTTCAGAAAAGGTCATTAGCGGTCTGTTTACTTGGCACATTGCCTTTGCTGCTATTTGCCAGCTTCCCGCAGCCTGGATGCTAAATCGATTCAGTCGCATTACTGGATTAAGCTTTTCGCTATTACTTTGGGGAATCGCCTTTCTTTTTGTTTGGGTAACAGGAACTAGGAGCGATTATATTCTGAACTGGGCAGTTTTGACCTTAGGAATAATGTCTTTAGGAATGGTGACTTATACCCCTATTGCATCTAGCTTAGTAGCAGATTTAGCACCAGAATCCTTGAGAGGAGTATATCTCTCGATTAATTCTCAGTGTTGGGCGATCGGCTACTTTATTGGCCCACCACTGGGAGGTTGGGCATTAGATCATCCCCAGTTTACTAATTATTTTTGGCTTAGTTGTGCCACCTCTATACTTGTTGGTATGGGGATCTTACAGTATTTAAAACGGTTAATAGCAGTTAGATGA
- a CDS encoding DegT/DnrJ/EryC1/StrS family aminotransferase, which produces MKQPILLSTPHISQQKLKFVQQAFDTNWVAPVGHNIDAFEQEFSQVVGAEYATALSSGTAALYLALKLIGVKLRLEMRYFVLPLPLLPVPAPQRYS; this is translated from the coding sequence GTGAAACAGCCCATACTTTTATCAACGCCCCACATCAGTCAGCAGAAACTCAAGTTTGTTCAACAAGCCTTTGATACCAATTGGGTGGCTCCTGTTGGCCATAATATCGATGCTTTTGAACAAGAATTTTCTCAGGTAGTAGGAGCGGAATATGCTACTGCGTTGTCATCTGGTACGGCTGCACTATATTTAGCTTTGAAGTTGATTGGAGTTAAGTTAAGGCTGGAGATGAGGTATTTTGTTTTACCTTTACCTTTATTGCCAGTGCCAGCCCCACAGAGATATTCTTAA
- a CDS encoding restriction endonuclease subunit S, with the protein MRLLELHKGIGAKHVNVGDMRNALIPLPPLPEQQRIVAKVDRLMALCDRLEAQSTNQTEKQTALLNEVIAAI; encoded by the coding sequence TTGAGACTTCTTGAGCTACATAAAGGAATTGGAGCAAAACACGTTAATGTTGGAGATATGCGAAATGCTTTAATTCCCCTGCCACCACTACCAGAACAACAGCGCATCGTTGCCAAAGTCGATCGCCTGATGGCATTATGCGATCGACTCGAAGCACAATCAACAAATCAAACCGAAAAACAAACTGCTCTCTTAAATGAAGTTATAGCAGCTATCTAG
- a CDS encoding GAF domain-containing protein → MKNEFLQACLTIQEAETALTDLLQPLFPNAHGAVYLMNNSKNLFQAIAVWGVSNSNISFEPNECWSLRRGNSHISHPHTSGLYCSHVDCQTNLTPTLCLPMIAKGETLGMLYLSFSDSATINKSIQDLAETVAQNIAMSFANLKLQEKLRYQSLRDPLTGLYNRRYLRECLTKEIDRSQRKQQFIGN, encoded by the coding sequence ATAAAGAACGAATTTCTGCAAGCTTGTTTAACTATCCAAGAAGCTGAGACAGCGTTAACCGATTTATTGCAGCCATTATTTCCTAACGCTCACGGTGCAGTATATCTCATGAACAATAGCAAAAATTTATTTCAGGCGATCGCCGTTTGGGGAGTATCTAATAGTAACATTAGCTTTGAGCCAAATGAATGTTGGTCATTGCGCAGAGGAAATTCCCATATTTCCCATCCTCATACTTCTGGACTTTATTGTTCTCATGTTGACTGTCAGACTAATTTAACTCCTACTCTTTGTTTACCAATGATTGCTAAAGGAGAAACATTGGGAATGCTGTATTTGAGTTTCAGTGATTCTGCAACAATTAATAAATCAATTCAAGACTTAGCAGAAACCGTCGCGCAAAATATTGCGATGTCTTTTGCCAATTTAAAACTTCAGGAAAAACTGAGATATCAAAGTCTGCGCGATCCTTTGACTGGACTATATAATCGTCGCTATTTGCGAGAATGTTTAACTAAAGAAATTGATCGCTCTCAAAGAAAACAGCAATTCATTGGCAATTAA